In Desulfuromonadaceae bacterium, a single window of DNA contains:
- a CDS encoding 2-isopropylmalate synthase: MSEPTRIKIFDTTLRDGEQSPGASMNIDEKLRIAHVLEKMNVDVIEAGFPIASIGDFEAVKKIAQTIKGPEIAGLCRSSFKDIDRAWEALHHAGERGRIHTFIATSDIHMQRKLQMAPEKVLEAAVAAVKHAAGYTANVEFSCEDAVRTRLEFLAEVVEAVIAAGARTVNIPDTVGYAMPFEFYNIIKYLKDNVPNINDTVISVHCHNDLGLAVANSLAALQAGAGQVECTINGIGERAGNCSLEEVVMGLRTRRDIMPFTTGINTEYIHGISRLLSTVTGIVVQQNKAIVGANAFAHEAGIHQHGVMMDAQTYEIMTPESIGLNRNKLVLGKHSGRHAFIERLKDLGYELDKEDIEKAFVRFKALADQKKEIFDEDIDAIVADEVIRMEERYKLVQINVSSGTFAAPTATVEMDVNGKVKKAAVTGAGPVDAAFKAIKKLTGSGAELKQFSVGAITGGTDAQGECTVRLVENGREVLGQGAHEDIIVASAKAYINALNKMASVIERTHISL, encoded by the coding sequence ATGAGTGAACCGACCAGAATCAAGATTTTTGATACGACTTTGCGTGACGGCGAGCAATCGCCCGGCGCGAGTATGAACATTGATGAAAAATTGCGCATTGCCCATGTCCTCGAAAAGATGAACGTCGATGTCATCGAGGCCGGGTTTCCGATCGCTTCGATCGGAGATTTTGAGGCGGTCAAAAAGATTGCGCAAACGATCAAGGGGCCGGAAATTGCCGGACTGTGCCGCTCGAGTTTCAAAGATATCGATCGTGCCTGGGAGGCGCTGCACCATGCCGGTGAACGCGGCCGCATTCATACCTTTATCGCCACTTCCGACATTCATATGCAGCGCAAACTTCAAATGGCTCCGGAGAAGGTCCTTGAAGCCGCTGTGGCTGCGGTAAAACATGCCGCTGGTTATACCGCGAACGTTGAATTTTCGTGTGAGGACGCGGTGCGCACCCGACTCGAATTTCTTGCCGAAGTCGTCGAGGCGGTCATTGCCGCAGGGGCACGAACGGTGAATATCCCGGATACCGTCGGTTATGCCATGCCGTTCGAGTTTTACAATATTATCAAATATCTCAAAGACAATGTGCCGAATATCAATGACACAGTCATCTCGGTTCACTGTCATAACGATCTCGGACTCGCCGTTGCCAACTCCCTTGCTGCGTTACAGGCCGGCGCCGGGCAGGTTGAATGCACTATCAACGGGATCGGCGAGCGTGCCGGCAACTGTTCTCTCGAAGAAGTGGTGATGGGACTTCGCACCCGTCGCGATATCATGCCGTTCACGACCGGTATCAACACCGAGTATATCCACGGTATCAGCCGTTTGCTTTCGACTGTCACCGGAATCGTCGTGCAGCAGAACAAGGCGATTGTCGGGGCCAACGCTTTTGCTCATGAAGCCGGTATCCATCAGCATGGGGTGATGATGGATGCGCAGACCTACGAGATCATGACCCCTGAGTCAATCGGTCTCAACCGCAACAAGCTGGTGCTTGGCAAGCATTCCGGACGCCACGCATTTATTGAGCGGCTGAAGGATCTCGGCTATGAGTTGGACAAGGAAGATATTGAGAAGGCTTTCGTCCGGTTCAAGGCGCTGGCTGATCAAAAGAAAGAAATCTTCGACGAAGACATCGACGCAATCGTTGCCGACGAGGTCATTCGTATGGAGGAACGCTACAAACTGGTACAAATCAATGTGTCCTCCGGGACCTTTGCCGCGCCGACCGCCACCGTCGAGATGGACGTCAACGGCAAAGTCAAGAAGGCTGCCGTTACCGGTGCCGGGCCGGTCGATGCCGCCTTCAAGGCGATCAAGAAACTGACCGGCAGCGGGGCAGAACTTAAACAGTTCAGTGTCGGGGCGATCACCGGTGGGACCGATGCCCAGGGCGAATGCACCGTACGGCTTGTAGAAAATGGCCGTGAAGTCCTCGGCCAGGGGGCGCACGAAGATATCATTGTCGCCAGCGCCAAGGCGTATATCAACGCCCTCAACAAAATGGCTTCGGTGATCGAGCGCACGCACATTTCTTTGTAA
- a CDS encoding 3-isopropylmalate dehydratase large subunit, with protein sequence MGQTTAEKIFAAHLRDEPFPGTRVLDIDRVLCHEITTPVAIADLEARGKDRVFDNTRIKAVIDHVTPAKDSKTALQAKMLRDWTRRHAIKDFFDVGRNGVCHAIFPEKGYIRPGFTVIMGDSHTCTHGAFGAFAAGVGTTDLEVGMLKGVCAFREPQSIRVNLNGALSNGVYAKDVILYVIGQLGVNGATDRVIEFHGPVVAAMDMDARMTLCNMAIEAGGTSGICQPDMVTVDYLWPFIQQEFTSKEAALNEYSTWCADVDADYDKVFDFDISKIGPQCTYNYKPDCVKPVTEMAGTRVDQIYIGSCTNGRIEDLRQAAAILKGRKITDAVRGIVSPATPVIFKQAMDEGLLDIFMDAGFCVTNPTCGACLGMSNGVLAEGEACASTTNRNFAGRMGKGGMVHLMSPASAAAAAITGVITDPRDY encoded by the coding sequence ATGGGACAAACCACCGCAGAAAAAATCTTCGCCGCACATTTGCGTGACGAGCCGTTTCCGGGAACCCGGGTACTCGATATCGATCGGGTGCTCTGTCATGAAATTACCACCCCGGTGGCAATCGCTGATCTTGAAGCACGCGGCAAGGACCGGGTTTTTGATAACACCAGGATCAAGGCGGTCATCGATCACGTCACCCCGGCCAAGGACAGCAAGACCGCCCTGCAGGCAAAGATGTTGCGCGACTGGACACGGCGTCACGCGATCAAGGATTTCTTTGATGTCGGTCGCAACGGTGTCTGTCACGCGATCTTCCCGGAAAAAGGCTATATCCGTCCCGGTTTTACCGTCATTATGGGGGACAGCCATACCTGCACCCACGGCGCCTTCGGGGCCTTTGCCGCCGGTGTTGGCACCACCGACCTCGAAGTCGGCATGCTCAAAGGGGTCTGCGCTTTCCGCGAGCCGCAATCGATCCGTGTTAATCTTAACGGCGCCCTGAGTAACGGCGTTTACGCCAAGGACGTGATCCTCTACGTCATCGGCCAGCTCGGCGTCAACGGCGCCACTGACCGGGTCATCGAATTTCACGGCCCGGTTGTTGCCGCGATGGATATGGATGCCCGCATGACGTTGTGCAATATGGCCATCGAAGCAGGCGGCACCAGCGGTATCTGCCAACCCGATATGGTCACCGTTGATTACCTCTGGCCCTTTATTCAACAGGAGTTCACCTCCAAAGAAGCTGCGCTCAACGAGTACAGCACCTGGTGCGCTGACGTCGATGCCGACTACGACAAGGTTTTTGATTTTGACATCAGCAAGATTGGCCCGCAGTGTACCTACAACTACAAACCTGACTGTGTCAAACCGGTGACCGAGATGGCTGGCACCAGGGTCGATCAGATCTACATCGGCAGCTGCACCAACGGGCGCATTGAAGACCTGCGCCAGGCCGCCGCGATCCTCAAGGGGAGGAAGATTACCGATGCGGTCCGTGGTATCGTCTCCCCGGCGACCCCGGTGATCTTCAAACAGGCGATGGATGAGGGGTTGCTGGATATTTTTATGGACGCCGGGTTCTGTGTCACCAACCCGACCTGCGGCGCCTGCCTCGGCATGAGTAACGGGGTTCTCGCCGAAGGGGAAGCCTGCGCCTCGACCACCAACCGCAACTTTGCCGGACGGATGGGCAAGGGGGGGATGGTGCATCTGATGAGTCCGGCGAGTGCGGCAGCGGCGGCCATCACCGGAGTTATCACCGATCCGCGTGATTATTGA
- the leuD gene encoding 3-isopropylmalate dehydratase small subunit, with translation MKKVFGGPAIVLDRSDINTDEIIPAKYLTEVTKEALKPYILEDLSLGDFDPKGALLQNATVVVSRENFGCGSSREHAPWVFEVNDIHTIIAESYARIFRQNMFNCGMLAIELPKAAIEKIIALETRGALRVAVDLPAQMVTASAGSAQESFSFEISPFDKALVEAGGWVEFADARY, from the coding sequence ATGAAAAAAGTTTTTGGCGGTCCGGCGATTGTCCTCGACCGGTCCGATATCAATACCGATGAGATCATTCCGGCCAAGTACCTGACCGAGGTGACCAAGGAAGCCCTCAAGCCGTATATTCTCGAAGACCTCAGCCTCGGTGATTTCGATCCCAAAGGGGCTTTGCTGCAGAACGCGACAGTTGTTGTTTCGCGGGAGAATTTCGGCTGCGGTTCGTCACGCGAGCACGCCCCGTGGGTCTTTGAAGTCAACGACATTCACACCATTATTGCCGAAAGTTATGCGCGCATCTTCCGCCAGAACATGTTCAACTGCGGAATGCTGGCGATTGAACTGCCCAAAGCCGCTATCGAAAAGATCATTGCGCTGGAGACCCGAGGAGCGCTGCGTGTCGCTGTCGACCTCCCCGCGCAGATGGTCACCGCCTCGGCGGGAAGCGCCCAGGAGTCCTTCTCCTTCGAGATCAGCCCGTTCGACAAGGCACTGGTCGAAGCCGGTGGGTGGGTGGAGTTTGCCGACGCCCGCTATTGA
- the yciH gene encoding stress response translation initiation inhibitor YciH has protein sequence MSSDEFRTVWSDGQGRTRPEKNRRSADTAPPVPHDGIVRIGRKTKGRKGKGVTLIYGVPLSGEALKQLAKELKQKCGSGGTLKDGVIEIQGDHRTVLQAELVKKGWTVKLAGS, from the coding sequence ATGAGCAGTGACGAGTTCCGCACCGTCTGGTCCGATGGTCAGGGGCGCACACGTCCCGAAAAAAACCGCCGTTCCGCCGACACGGCTCCCCCCGTCCCGCATGACGGTATCGTCCGCATCGGTCGCAAAACCAAGGGGCGCAAGGGGAAAGGGGTGACGCTGATTTACGGCGTCCCGCTGAGCGGTGAGGCGTTGAAGCAACTGGCGAAGGAATTGAAACAGAAATGCGGCAGCGGCGGGACGCTCAAGGATGGTGTCATTGAGATTCAGGGCGACCACCGCACCGTGCTACAGGCCGAGTTGGTTAAAAAGGGGTGGACGGTCAAACTGGCGGGGAGCTAG
- a CDS encoding YceH family protein: MNMLLNDIEVRVLGCLVEKDLATPEYYPLTLNALTNACNQKSNRDPVMALADTDVLRALDTLRFKGFAMEAGEGGRATKYAHSVDAKLHLDPDELALLAELLLRGPQTPGELRTRANRMRPFADLNAVEDVIAEMMERDKALIVKLPRQAGRKESRYAQLLAGEPELETVAAPPAAARLKLQAEDERSAALEQQLTELREELATLRQEFATFRKEFE; encoded by the coding sequence ATGAATATGTTACTGAATGACATTGAAGTGCGGGTCCTTGGCTGCCTCGTTGAAAAAGATCTGGCAACCCCGGAATACTACCCGTTGACCCTCAACGCCCTGACCAACGCGTGTAACCAGAAATCGAATCGCGACCCGGTCATGGCCCTGGCAGACACTGACGTGCTCAGGGCGCTCGACACCTTGCGTTTCAAGGGCTTCGCCATGGAGGCGGGCGAAGGGGGACGGGCGACTAAATATGCTCATTCCGTCGACGCCAAACTGCATCTCGATCCCGACGAACTGGCGTTGCTGGCGGAGCTGCTGCTGCGCGGTCCGCAGACCCCCGGCGAGCTGCGCACGCGCGCCAACCGAATGCGCCCCTTCGCTGACCTCAACGCGGTCGAAGATGTTATCGCCGAGATGATGGAGCGCGACAAGGCATTGATCGTTAAGCTCCCCCGCCAGGCGGGACGCAAGGAATCACGCTATGCCCAGCTGCTCGCCGGTGAGCCGGAGCTGGAAACCGTCGCGGCACCCCCCGCAGCCGCCCGCCTGAAGCTCCAGGCGGAAGATGAGCGCAGCGCCGCACTGGAGCAGCAGCTGACCGAGCTCAGAGAAGAACTGGCAACCCTGCGCCAGGAGTTCGCCACCTTTCGCAAGGAATTTGAGTAA
- a CDS encoding carbon-nitrogen hydrolase: MNTLNVALIQTTCKENRIDNMHLLEQQIHHAVTQGAQLVVLPELHNGLYFCQTEDLTHFDRAETIPGPSTDRFGELALELGVVLVISLFEKRAAGIYHNTAVVIDSDGTIAGTYRKMHIPDDPGYHEKFYFTPGDPDFSPIKTSVGTLGVLVCWDQWYPEAARLMALAGADMLIYPTAIGWDPHDDEDEQQRQLDAWRTVQRGHAIANGLPVVAVNRTGFETDPSGATAGAQFWGNSFVAGPQGELLSAAGGDPEVVIAAIDFNRSEKVRQIWPFLRDRRIDAYQDILKRYRDQERGEG, from the coding sequence ATGAACACCTTGAACGTCGCGTTAATTCAGACCACCTGCAAGGAAAATCGCATCGACAATATGCATTTACTGGAGCAACAGATTCATCACGCGGTTACCCAGGGAGCACAACTGGTCGTTCTTCCGGAACTGCACAACGGCCTTTATTTCTGTCAGACCGAAGACCTGACGCACTTCGATCGGGCCGAAACAATCCCCGGACCGTCGACCGACCGCTTTGGCGAACTGGCGCTGGAACTTGGCGTGGTTCTGGTGATTTCGCTGTTTGAGAAACGGGCAGCGGGGATTTATCACAACACCGCCGTCGTCATCGACAGTGACGGCACCATCGCTGGCACCTATCGCAAGATGCATATCCCCGACGATCCCGGCTATCATGAAAAATTTTATTTCACCCCCGGTGATCCTGACTTTTCGCCAATCAAAACCTCCGTCGGCACCCTCGGCGTCCTTGTGTGCTGGGATCAATGGTACCCTGAAGCGGCCCGCCTGATGGCCCTGGCCGGAGCAGATATGCTGATTTATCCCACCGCTATCGGCTGGGACCCACATGACGACGAGGATGAACAGCAACGTCAGCTTGACGCCTGGCGCACCGTGCAACGCGGTCACGCCATTGCCAACGGGCTGCCGGTCGTCGCCGTTAACCGGACCGGATTCGAAACTGATCCAAGTGGCGCAACCGCCGGGGCACAGTTCTGGGGGAACAGTTTTGTTGCCGGGCCACAAGGTGAACTGCTCTCTGCTGCGGGGGGCGACCCGGAAGTCGTGATCGCCGCCATCGACTTCAATCGCAGCGAAAAAGTTCGCCAGATCTGGCCGTTTTTGCGTGATCGTCGGATTGATGCCTACCAGGACATCCTGAAACGCTACCGTGATCAGGAACGTGGAGAAGGATGA
- a CDS encoding agmatine deiminase family protein: protein MSRRLPAEWEAQDGVLLAWPHKNTDWEPLLADVEATYSAIIATIMRFETVLLVVDCAPTVSVKLQSAGIDLDQVRLYEIPTDDTWARDFGPLTVIDNAPRLLDFTFTGWGGKFPAAKDNAVTRALAKQNAFALLPLETVDLILEGGGIESDGHGTLLTTTECLLNPNRNARLDRAAVEVELTRYFGAKRILWLNHGYLAGDDTDSHIDTLARLTPEDTIIYQSCTDPTDEHYAALQAMAAELRGFRTLEGAPYRLLPLPWPRPRYDAGDRLPATYANFLIINGAVLVPTYADPADEVALAVVAAAFPDHEIIGIDCCALIRQHGSLHCVTMQLPRGVLR, encoded by the coding sequence ATGTCACGCCGATTACCTGCCGAATGGGAAGCACAGGATGGAGTCCTGCTTGCCTGGCCGCATAAAAATACCGACTGGGAACCGCTGCTCGCCGACGTCGAGGCCACTTACTCCGCGATCATCGCAACGATCATGCGCTTTGAGACGGTGTTGCTGGTTGTCGACTGTGCGCCAACCGTCAGCGTCAAACTGCAAAGCGCCGGGATCGATCTCGACCAGGTGCGTCTCTACGAAATCCCGACCGACGACACCTGGGCACGCGACTTCGGTCCCCTCACCGTTATCGACAACGCCCCGCGCCTGCTTGATTTCACCTTCACCGGCTGGGGGGGGAAATTCCCCGCCGCTAAGGACAACGCCGTCACCCGCGCGTTAGCAAAGCAAAACGCATTTGCTTTGCTGCCACTGGAAACGGTCGATCTGATTCTGGAGGGGGGCGGCATTGAGAGTGACGGTCACGGCACCCTGCTGACCACGACCGAGTGTCTGCTCAATCCGAATCGCAATGCGCGGCTGGATCGCGCGGCGGTCGAGGTGGAGCTGACGCGATACTTCGGTGCCAAGCGGATACTCTGGCTCAATCACGGTTATCTGGCCGGTGACGACACCGATTCGCATATCGACACCCTGGCACGCCTGACCCCGGAAGACACGATCATCTATCAATCGTGCACCGACCCGACCGACGAGCACTACGCCGCTCTCCAGGCGATGGCGGCAGAGTTGCGGGGATTTCGCACGCTGGAGGGCGCGCCCTATCGGCTGCTCCCCCTCCCCTGGCCGCGCCCCCGATACGACGCGGGCGACCGCCTCCCGGCCACCTACGCCAACTTCCTGATCATCAACGGTGCGGTACTGGTGCCGACCTACGCGGATCCGGCTGATGAGGTGGCACTGGCGGTTGTCGCCGCTGCGTTTCCGGATCACGAAATTATCGGCATCGACTGCTGTGCGCTGATCCGCCAGCACGGTTCACTGCATTGCGTGACAATGCAACTACCCCGAGGAGTGCTACGATGA
- a CDS encoding DUF1207 domain-containing protein, giving the protein MLKLISCLILALFFPLFAGFSAVAAEQGADRSTRLFPVDSLFVNSLSSAKEPRTHVTWLRLNLPVSSFNVGSVGFGDSFGLVRVPGWGEADAWQIGISGAVLAQFNMDAESLDLINADYIIGFPLGYRNGVWSARVRLFHQSSHLGDEFLLLPQNAELKEPRINLSFETVELLAGWDWKGLRLTAGPSFIIHTSTPLKRYSAQAGIDYLRTKPVVTSTAYPFASFLWHAWEETDWDTDLTVKAGVNIRSPYAEKRSIQIFGEYYHGNLPFGQFYALRSEYFGGGINISF; this is encoded by the coding sequence ATGCTAAAGCTGATTTCATGCCTGATCCTGGCCCTGTTCTTCCCCCTGTTTGCCGGGTTCAGCGCTGTAGCAGCGGAGCAGGGCGCTGACCGGTCGACACGCCTTTTCCCGGTGGATTCCCTCTTTGTCAATTCGTTGTCCAGCGCCAAGGAGCCACGTACCCATGTCACCTGGCTGCGGCTTAATCTCCCCGTCAGCAGCTTCAATGTCGGTTCAGTCGGCTTTGGCGACAGCTTTGGTCTGGTGCGTGTGCCTGGATGGGGTGAAGCCGATGCCTGGCAGATCGGTATCAGCGGGGCAGTCCTTGCCCAATTCAACATGGACGCCGAGTCCCTCGACCTGATCAACGCCGACTATATTATCGGCTTTCCGCTCGGCTATCGAAATGGTGTCTGGTCCGCCCGGGTGCGTCTCTTCCATCAGTCCTCTCACTTGGGGGACGAGTTTCTGCTGCTGCCCCAGAATGCTGAACTGAAGGAACCGCGTATCAATTTAAGCTTCGAAACGGTCGAACTGCTCGCCGGCTGGGATTGGAAAGGTCTCCGCCTTACTGCTGGCCCCTCCTTCATTATCCATACCTCCACCCCGCTCAAGCGTTACAGCGCTCAGGCGGGAATCGATTACCTGCGTACCAAGCCTGTCGTCACCTCAACCGCTTACCCCTTTGCCAGCTTTCTCTGGCACGCCTGGGAGGAAACCGACTGGGACACGGATCTCACGGTCAAGGCCGGGGTCAACATCCGCAGCCCCTATGCCGAGAAACGTTCGATCCAGATATTCGGTGAGTATTATCACGGTAACTTGCCCTTCGGCCAATTCTACGCTTTGCGCTCCGAGTATTTTGGCGGGGGGATCAATATCTCTTTTTGA
- the nhaA gene encoding Na+/H+ antiporter NhaA, protein MLLFLKKFLAKESSTGILLMIATVLAMLLANSPLHGVYDYFLETPLEVHLGRQLHIAKPLILWVNDGLMAVFFLLIGLEVKREVLIGELSSREQVILPGIAALGGMLAPAVVYVLINLGDVHALNGWAIPAATDIAFALGVLALLGNRVPSSLKIFLLALAIMDDLGAIVIIALFYSSDLSSTMLILSVICLALLFVFNRLGIERTAPYLWVGIFLWIFVLKSGVHATLAGVALAFAIPLKSRKDPEHSPLEHLEHDLHPWVSYLILPLFAFANAGISLADMSFGDLFHPVPLGIMLGLVVGKLTGVYGFSIIAIKLGFARMPDRARWPHLLGVAALCGIGFTMSLFIGGLAFEHTGGEPVSYLTTHRLGILSGSIISGIIGFLILFVTGNKGTPDPPAPGLQR, encoded by the coding sequence ATGTTGTTATTTTTGAAAAAGTTCCTTGCGAAAGAATCGTCGACCGGTATCCTCCTGATGATTGCAACTGTCCTTGCGATGCTGCTCGCCAACTCGCCGTTGCATGGAGTTTATGACTACTTTCTTGAGACCCCCCTTGAAGTCCACCTGGGACGTCAGCTCCACATTGCAAAACCGCTGATCCTCTGGGTCAACGACGGACTTATGGCGGTTTTTTTCTTGCTGATCGGTCTTGAGGTCAAACGCGAGGTCCTGATCGGCGAGCTTTCCAGCAGGGAACAGGTCATCCTCCCTGGAATCGCTGCGCTGGGCGGGATGTTGGCCCCGGCAGTGGTTTATGTCCTGATCAACCTGGGCGATGTGCATGCATTGAATGGCTGGGCCATTCCGGCGGCAACCGATATTGCTTTTGCTCTCGGAGTCCTCGCCTTGCTCGGCAACCGGGTTCCGTCATCACTCAAGATATTTCTGCTGGCCCTTGCGATCATGGACGATCTTGGTGCCATCGTCATCATCGCCCTGTTTTATTCCAGCGATCTTTCCTCGACCATGCTGATCCTTTCGGTGATTTGTCTGGCCCTCCTCTTCGTTTTCAATCGCCTTGGTATCGAGCGGACCGCCCCTTACCTGTGGGTAGGGATATTTCTCTGGATCTTTGTCCTCAAATCCGGCGTGCATGCGACGTTGGCCGGGGTCGCCCTGGCCTTTGCCATCCCGCTTAAAAGCCGCAAGGATCCTGAGCATTCACCCCTTGAACACCTTGAACATGACCTGCACCCATGGGTCAGTTATCTGATCCTGCCCCTCTTCGCTTTTGCCAATGCGGGAATCTCTCTGGCCGACATGTCGTTTGGCGACCTGTTTCACCCGGTGCCTCTCGGTATCATGCTCGGGCTGGTCGTTGGCAAACTGACCGGTGTCTACGGGTTCTCTATCATCGCGATCAAGCTGGGATTCGCGCGTATGCCCGACCGCGCCAGATGGCCCCATCTGCTCGGTGTCGCCGCACTCTGTGGCATCGGTTTTACGATGAGCCTTTTCATTGGTGGCCTGGCTTTTGAACACACTGGCGGAGAGCCCGTCTCTTACCTGACCACCCACCGCCTGGGGATTCTCTCCGGGTCGATAATCTCTGGAATCATCGGTTTTTTAATATTGTTTGTTACGGGAAACAAAGGCACCCCGGATCCGCCAGCTCCTGGTCTCCAGAGGTAG
- a CDS encoding Hsp20/alpha crystallin family protein: MGQKDISVSSDNKGREETRDFFIRPAVDIFESDEGLTLMADLPGVTKENLQIDIDRGLLTVQAKGKSHVLGEPVRREFLHGSYYRQFQLPDEIDSEKIAADVKDGVLTLLLPKAEAAKPRRIEIMTS, encoded by the coding sequence ATGGGACAAAAAGATATCTCCGTAAGCAGCGACAATAAAGGCCGCGAAGAGACGCGTGATTTTTTCATCAGACCCGCCGTCGATATTTTTGAATCCGACGAGGGTTTGACCTTGATGGCTGATTTGCCGGGAGTGACCAAAGAAAACCTGCAAATCGATATAGATCGGGGACTCTTGACCGTCCAGGCCAAAGGCAAATCACACGTACTTGGAGAGCCGGTGCGCCGTGAATTTTTACATGGAAGCTACTATCGCCAGTTTCAGTTGCCGGACGAAATCGATTCCGAGAAGATTGCCGCGGACGTAAAAGACGGGGTTCTGACTCTTCTGTTGCCCAAGGCTGAAGCAGCCAAACCCCGGCGGATTGAAATCATGACCTCATAA
- a CDS encoding Hsp20/alpha crystallin family protein — MAIDIFREMEDLRREIDGVFKGYGARGLLEPSFIPGVGLQRFPQVNLAQDENHVYAEFLMPGVDSKDLELTVMRGVLTLSGERKDQTDGKKTWHRRERGHGKFMRTIELPCEVDADKVVAKYNDGILLVTLPIHEKAKPKKISIKAH, encoded by the coding sequence ATGGCCATAGATATTTTTCGAGAAATGGAAGATCTGCGCCGAGAAATTGATGGTGTCTTCAAGGGCTATGGAGCGAGGGGCTTACTCGAACCCTCATTTATTCCGGGCGTCGGCTTGCAAAGATTTCCACAGGTCAACCTTGCCCAGGACGAGAATCACGTCTACGCAGAATTTCTCATGCCGGGTGTTGATTCCAAAGATCTTGAATTGACCGTGATGCGGGGAGTTTTAACCCTCTCTGGAGAACGCAAGGATCAGACCGACGGCAAAAAAACCTGGCATCGTCGCGAACGCGGCCATGGAAAATTCATGCGTACCATAGAACTGCCTTGCGAAGTCGATGCCGACAAGGTTGTCGCCAAGTACAACGACGGCATCTTGCTGGTAACGCTCCCCATCCATGAGAAAGCCAAACCAAAGAAAATCAGCATCAAGGCACACTAG